One window of the Pedobacter ginsengisoli genome contains the following:
- a CDS encoding M61 family metallopeptidase, whose amino-acid sequence MKTSLAGLIVLLSISMTAKSQVQIGFEVNFTEPQAHYVEMEMNISGLSKDYVDVKMPVWAPGSYLVREFAKNVEGFSATANNKPVKFEKVRKNAWRIYSAKAKNVKIKYRVYAFEISVRTSFVDESHAFLSSTGIFMYPDGMLDLPITVKVNPYKGWEKVSTGLEPVTGKPFTYKASNFDILFDSPIEVGNQDVFEFTASGVKHEVAMYGGGNYDADKLKIDMAKVVEQGTAIYGENPNKHYTFIVHNRATGGGGLEHLNSTVLGASRDKYADTKGYKDFLNLVAHEYYHLWNVKRLRPVALGPFDYDNENYTTNLWVAEGFTSYYENKLTHRAGFFTVDETAQALATAIANVVNTPGAKVQSAAEASYDAWIKAYRPNENSNNSTISYYSKGEVVGMLMDLEIAHATKGTKSLDDVMKTMYHEYYKKLGRGYTDAEFKAMVEKISGISFTNFWAKYVNGTDAIEYKKYFGYAGINVVDENEGKSVPYLGVASKKVEGNIIVSAVSRNSAAWEGGLNVNDQVITVDGVPVEVAIEKMPVVTGKNVGDVITVTIRRDGLVRDISLKLKANPNVKLVTTINENASEGEKKVRERWLKG is encoded by the coding sequence ATGAAAACATCATTAGCAGGATTAATAGTATTACTATCAATTAGTATGACAGCAAAGTCGCAGGTACAGATCGGGTTCGAAGTAAATTTTACAGAACCACAAGCACATTACGTTGAAATGGAAATGAACATTTCAGGATTATCTAAGGATTATGTAGATGTAAAAATGCCCGTATGGGCACCAGGATCATATCTTGTTCGTGAATTTGCAAAAAACGTAGAGGGTTTTTCGGCGACCGCAAACAACAAGCCCGTTAAATTCGAAAAAGTAAGAAAAAACGCCTGGCGAATTTATTCGGCCAAGGCAAAAAACGTTAAAATAAAATACCGAGTGTATGCTTTTGAAATATCTGTGCGTACATCTTTTGTTGATGAAAGTCATGCATTCCTGTCAAGCACCGGAATATTCATGTACCCGGATGGTATGCTGGACCTGCCAATCACCGTTAAAGTAAACCCTTATAAAGGATGGGAGAAGGTATCAACAGGTTTAGAGCCTGTAACCGGAAAGCCATTTACTTATAAAGCCTCAAACTTTGATATTTTATTCGATAGCCCAATTGAAGTAGGTAATCAGGATGTTTTTGAGTTTACCGCATCAGGAGTTAAACATGAGGTGGCCATGTATGGTGGTGGTAATTATGATGCCGATAAGCTTAAAATTGATATGGCGAAAGTTGTGGAGCAAGGGACCGCAATTTACGGCGAAAACCCAAACAAACATTATACTTTCATTGTACACAACCGTGCAACCGGAGGTGGTGGTTTGGAACACTTAAATTCAACAGTGCTTGGTGCATCCAGAGATAAATATGCTGACACAAAAGGCTATAAAGATTTTTTAAATCTTGTTGCACATGAGTATTATCACCTTTGGAACGTAAAACGTCTGCGCCCTGTAGCTTTAGGACCTTTTGATTACGACAACGAGAACTACACCACCAATCTTTGGGTTGCCGAAGGTTTTACATCGTATTACGAGAATAAACTAACCCACCGCGCAGGTTTTTTTACTGTGGATGAAACTGCGCAAGCTCTTGCAACTGCTATTGCAAATGTTGTAAATACACCGGGTGCAAAAGTTCAGTCGGCTGCCGAAGCTAGCTACGATGCATGGATTAAGGCTTATCGTCCTAACGAAAACTCTAACAATTCAACCATTTCTTATTACAGTAAAGGTGAGGTAGTTGGTATGCTTATGGATCTCGAAATTGCCCATGCTACTAAAGGAACCAAAAGTTTAGATGATGTAATGAAAACCATGTATCATGAGTACTATAAAAAATTAGGGAGGGGTTATACTGATGCTGAATTTAAAGCCATGGTCGAGAAAATTAGCGGCATTAGCTTTACTAATTTCTGGGCCAAGTATGTAAACGGAACGGATGCTATTGAGTATAAAAAATACTTTGGCTATGCAGGAATTAACGTTGTAGATGAAAATGAGGGTAAAAGCGTACCTTATTTAGGTGTAGCATCTAAAAAAGTAGAAGGTAACATCATTGTATCTGCTGTTTCTCGTAATTCTGCTGCCTGGGAAGGTGGCCTAAATGTTAACGATCAGGTAATTACTGTTGATGGTGTACCTGTTGAAGTAGCGATAGAGAAAATGCCTGTTGTAACCGGTAAAAATGTTGGTGATGTAATTACAGTAACTATTAGAAGAGATGGTTTGGTAAGGGACATCTCGCTTAAATTAAAGGCTAATCCGAATGTTAAATTGGTAACAACAATTAATGAGAATGCCAGCGAAGGGGAGAAGAAAGTAAGGGAACGTTGGCTTAAAGGGTAA
- a CDS encoding efflux RND transporter periplasmic adaptor subunit — MKLKYIVYALIILGFLYLIYYRISANKAIENSGGGKGGGKGAKGGGQAMNVNGVVVNASAFNNDLEITGAIEANEAVTLKSEVSGLVTGIHFKEGTNVSKGALLVKINDRDIQAQLQDALTKERLSATNENRAKQLLEKGAISQEEYDTSLADLQSLKSQTQLIRAQLAKTSIYAPFSGKVGLRSISVGEYITPASVIVNLLSIDPIKINFAVPEKYAGQIKINSEISFKTDGSAKSYTGKVFAIEPGINSQTRTLQIKALASNPNNELLPGAFARVKLALTTLNDAILIPNEAIIPVLDGKTVFITKGGQAQQVPVEAGTRTAKAIVITSGLKVGDTVLTTGAMALKTGTPVHVTVTKN; from the coding sequence ATGAAGCTTAAGTATATCGTTTATGCCCTAATTATTTTAGGGTTTCTTTATTTAATCTACTACAGAATTTCGGCCAATAAGGCCATCGAAAATTCAGGTGGCGGAAAAGGTGGAGGCAAAGGTGCTAAAGGCGGTGGACAAGCGATGAATGTGAATGGCGTTGTTGTAAATGCTTCGGCATTTAATAATGATTTAGAAATCACAGGGGCTATTGAGGCTAATGAGGCGGTTACTTTGAAAAGTGAGGTATCGGGATTGGTTACCGGTATTCATTTTAAGGAAGGTACAAATGTGAGCAAGGGTGCTTTGCTTGTAAAAATAAACGATAGAGATATACAGGCGCAATTGCAAGACGCACTGACTAAGGAAAGGTTATCGGCTACTAATGAGAACCGCGCGAAACAGCTTTTGGAAAAGGGTGCTATTAGCCAGGAGGAGTATGATACTTCGCTTGCAGATTTGCAATCGCTTAAGTCGCAAACGCAATTAATCCGTGCACAACTGGCCAAAACTTCTATTTATGCGCCTTTTAGCGGTAAGGTAGGCTTGCGCTCTATATCTGTTGGCGAGTATATTACTCCCGCAAGTGTTATTGTAAACCTGCTTAGTATTGATCCTATTAAAATAAATTTTGCGGTTCCGGAGAAGTATGCCGGACAGATTAAAATAAACTCTGAAATTTCTTTTAAAACTGATGGTTCTGCAAAATCGTATACCGGCAAGGTGTTTGCCATTGAACCGGGAATAAATTCACAAACAAGAACACTGCAGATTAAAGCACTGGCATCTAACCCTAATAACGAGCTTTTACCAGGGGCTTTTGCAAGGGTTAAACTGGCCCTTACTACTTTAAATGATGCCATTTTAATACCTAATGAGGCAATTATTCCGGTACTTGATGGGAAAACGGTGTTTATAACTAAAGGTGGACAAGCGCAGCAGGTTCCTGTTGAAGCGGGTACGCGTACGGCAAAAGCCATTGTAATTACTTCGGGATTAAAGGTTGGGGATACAGTTTTAACTACTGGTGCTATGGCACTTAAAACGGGAACCCCGGTACATGTAACAGTTACTAAAAACTAA
- a CDS encoding efflux RND transporter permease subunit, whose protein sequence is MSISTTSIKRPVLAIVMNLMILLFGVIGYNFLGIREFPNIDPTVVSVRTSYPGANSDIIESQITEPLEKSINGIDGIRNISSSSNQGSSNITIEFNLDKNIDDAANDVRDKVSQAARSLPKDIDGNPVVSKADANSDAVITMTIQSDKRNVMQLSDYAENVIADRLQTITGVSSIQIQGQRKYAMRIRIDPNKLAAYGLTSQDIVTALDKENVELPSGKITGASTELVIKTLGKLTDEDEFNNLILKNDSDNVVQLKDVGYAVLGSENEETVLRESGKPMVAVGLVPQPGANYLDISKEFYKRFDQLQKDIPQDIKLNISLDNTRFIQSSVTEVAETIILSLVLVILIIYLFFRDWAIAIRPLIDIPVSLVFTFFIMYIFGFSINVLSLLAIVLATGLVVDDGIVVTENIFKKVEEGYSPFEAAIKGSNEIFFAVISISVTLAAVFLPVIFLQGFVGRLFREFGVVIGAAVLISAFVSLTLTPMLNAYLMKKSGHKKSKFYDLTEPYFVAMNDWYEEKLNKFLDRRWLALPIILVCLGLIVLFWKILPKETAPYDDRSAINMNMTLPEGSSFAYTDEFVGKVAQMVQDSVPEKKVAITVTSPGFGGSASTNSGFLRMGLTDPHERERSQADITNALTKITRKYTEGKVVVTQQPTISVGRRGGLPINYIIQAQNFEKLREKVPLFMDEVAKDPTFTTSDVNLKFNKPEIDLTIDRAKAKNLGVSVADIGSALQLGLSGQRFSYFFMNGKQYQVIGQFEVGDRKAPVDLSSVYVRNDKGELIQIDNLVSTKEESSPPQLYRNNRFTAATVSAGLAPGKSIGEGLEAMDRISAKVLDETFSTDLGGESRDFRESASNTSFAFGLALLLVYLILAAQFESFKDPIIIILTVPMAVAGAFLSLWLFGQSWNIFSQIGTIMLIGLVTKNGILIVEFANQLKEKGKSVHDAIREASVSRLRPILMTSLAIAIGALPIAMALGAAAKSRMGMGIVIVGGTIFALILTLFVIPAIYSYWSKEHKENSELKDSLIAALKTENA, encoded by the coding sequence ATGAGTATTTCGACCACTAGTATAAAAAGGCCTGTTCTGGCCATTGTAATGAACCTGATGATCCTGCTGTTTGGGGTTATTGGATACAACTTTTTGGGAATTAGGGAGTTTCCGAATATTGACCCTACGGTGGTTTCGGTACGGACTTCTTATCCGGGGGCTAACTCTGATATTATTGAATCGCAGATTACTGAACCGCTCGAGAAATCTATTAACGGAATTGATGGGATCAGGAACATTTCTTCGTCAAGTAACCAGGGAAGCAGCAATATTACTATTGAGTTTAATCTGGATAAGAATATTGATGATGCTGCAAATGATGTGCGAGATAAGGTATCGCAGGCGGCCAGAAGCCTACCTAAAGATATTGATGGCAACCCGGTGGTAAGTAAGGCTGATGCCAACTCGGATGCTGTTATTACGATGACCATTCAGAGTGATAAACGAAATGTAATGCAACTGAGTGATTATGCTGAAAATGTTATTGCTGATAGGTTGCAAACAATAACCGGGGTTAGTAGTATACAGATTCAAGGGCAAAGAAAGTACGCCATGCGTATTCGTATTGATCCTAATAAACTGGCTGCTTATGGCCTTACATCGCAAGATATTGTTACGGCTTTAGATAAGGAAAATGTGGAGTTGCCTTCGGGTAAAATAACGGGTGCAAGCACGGAACTGGTCATAAAAACTTTAGGCAAATTAACTGATGAGGATGAGTTTAACAACCTGATACTTAAAAATGACTCTGACAATGTAGTTCAGTTAAAGGATGTTGGCTATGCGGTTTTAGGGTCTGAGAATGAGGAAACTGTTTTAAGGGAGTCTGGCAAACCCATGGTTGCTGTAGGCCTTGTTCCGCAGCCGGGGGCCAATTATCTTGATATTTCTAAGGAGTTCTATAAGCGCTTTGATCAGCTTCAAAAAGATATTCCGCAGGATATAAAACTTAATATCTCCTTAGACAATACAAGGTTTATACAGAGTTCGGTTACTGAGGTGGCAGAGACGATTATATTGTCGCTGGTGCTGGTTATTCTGATTATTTATCTGTTCTTTAGAGATTGGGCAATTGCCATTAGACCGTTGATAGATATCCCGGTATCGCTGGTCTTTACTTTTTTTATCATGTACATTTTTGGGTTTTCTATTAATGTGCTTTCGCTGCTTGCAATTGTACTGGCAACGGGTTTGGTGGTTGATGATGGGATTGTGGTTACTGAAAATATCTTTAAAAAGGTTGAAGAGGGCTACTCTCCTTTTGAGGCTGCCATTAAAGGTTCTAATGAAATCTTTTTTGCTGTTATTTCGATTTCCGTTACGCTGGCGGCTGTGTTTTTACCGGTTATATTTTTGCAGGGTTTTGTAGGGCGGCTGTTTAGGGAGTTTGGGGTAGTAATTGGGGCCGCTGTGCTGATATCGGCATTTGTGTCGTTAACGTTAACGCCGATGTTGAATGCCTACCTGATGAAAAAGAGCGGGCATAAGAAATCTAAATTCTATGACCTGACTGAACCTTACTTTGTGGCCATGAATGATTGGTACGAGGAAAAACTAAATAAGTTTCTGGACAGAAGATGGCTGGCATTACCTATTATTTTGGTGTGTTTGGGGCTTATTGTTTTGTTCTGGAAGATATTGCCTAAAGAAACCGCTCCATATGATGACAGGAGTGCCATTAATATGAATATGACATTGCCTGAGGGCTCGTCTTTTGCTTACACTGATGAATTTGTTGGTAAGGTGGCTCAAATGGTTCAGGATTCTGTGCCTGAAAAGAAAGTTGCGATTACGGTAACTTCGCCTGGTTTTGGGGGTTCAGCATCTACAAATAGTGGTTTTTTAAGAATGGGCTTAACAGATCCACACGAAAGAGAACGCTCGCAGGCTGATATTACTAATGCTTTAACTAAAATCACCAGAAAATATACCGAAGGTAAGGTAGTGGTAACACAACAGCCTACTATTTCTGTTGGCCGAAGAGGTGGCTTACCTATCAATTATATTATACAGGCACAGAATTTTGAAAAGTTGCGCGAAAAAGTGCCTCTATTTATGGACGAAGTGGCAAAGGACCCTACTTTTACTACTTCTGATGTGAACCTGAAGTTTAATAAGCCTGAAATTGACCTTACCATTGACAGGGCGAAGGCTAAAAACCTTGGGGTTTCTGTAGCAGATATTGGCTCGGCCCTGCAATTGGGCTTAAGTGGTCAGCGTTTTTCTTATTTCTTTATGAACGGAAAGCAGTATCAGGTAATTGGCCAGTTTGAAGTTGGAGACAGGAAGGCACCGGTTGATTTGAGCTCAGTATATGTTAGGAATGACAAAGGTGAGTTAATTCAAATTGATAACCTGGTTTCGACTAAGGAGGAAAGCAGTCCACCACAATTGTACCGTAATAACCGTTTTACGGCAGCTACTGTTTCGGCAGGTTTGGCTCCAGGTAAAAGTATAGGCGAGGGTTTGGAGGCAATGGACAGGATATCGGCAAAGGTACTGGACGAAACTTTTTCTACAGATTTGGGTGGCGAATCGAGAGATTTTAGAGAAAGTGCTTCGAATACTTCTTTCGCCTTTGGCCTTGCATTATTACTGGTTTACCTGATCCTTGCCGCACAGTTTGAAAGTTTTAAAGATCCTATTATCATTATATTAACGGTACCGATGGCTGTGGCTGGTGCATTTTTATCGCTCTGGTTGTTTGGCCAGAGCTGGAATATTTTTAGTCAGATTGGCACCATTATGCTAATTGGTCTAGTAACCAAGAATGGTATTTTAATTGTAGAGTTTGCTAATCAACTTAAAGAGAAGGGCAAAAGTGTTCATGATGCAATCAGAGAGGCCTCTGTATCCAGGTTAAGGCCTATTTTAATGACCAGTTTGGCAATTGCTATTGGCGCGCTTCCTATTGCAATGGCTTTAGGTGCGGCTGCTAAAAGCAGAATGGGTATGGGTATTGTAATTGTTGGCGGCACTATATTCGCGCTTATTCTTACGCTGTTTGTTATTCCGGCTATTTACTCGTACTGGTCTAAAGAACATAAGGAAAACTCAGAACTTAAGGATTCGTTAATAGCTGCACTGAAAACGGAAAATGCATAA
- a CDS encoding TolC family protein yields the protein MKKLNFILIILFAAFVQNAWGQEKLSLEQAITIALQNNYDIKLVNNDLQIAKNNTNIGNAGFLPGVTGSFATDGSRQNTVQTTSTGAERVADGVRNTSMNYGVALDWTIFDGFKMFATYDKLKELQKQGEVTAKATILTTIADVISSYYAVVKQQRLVLANDSALDISKFRLTIADNKLKLGKGSKLDVLAAQVDYNTDTSAYLQQKNLLQTAMITLNQVMARAIDVKFTAEEGMNIDYKLDYALLQEQTQQLNPDLQHAFINKKVAELSLKEVKGQRYPVVGVNGGYAFSRSANPTGFNQKFRGQGISYGLTASMNIFNGFLQRQNERNAKVSINSSEVALEKTRLTINAQLLTAFENYKTSLDLLKIETKNVDIAKQNLDITLAKYRLGSIAPLELREAQRNSINAITRFLEAQYQAKLTEISLKEISGTLNIQ from the coding sequence ATGAAAAAGCTTAATTTTATTTTAATCATACTTTTTGCAGCCTTTGTACAAAATGCATGGGGACAGGAAAAACTATCGCTTGAACAGGCAATTACCATTGCACTGCAAAATAATTACGATATAAAACTGGTTAATAATGATCTGCAAATTGCAAAGAACAATACCAATATCGGAAATGCAGGTTTTTTACCTGGAGTTACGGGCAGCTTTGCTACTGATGGAAGCAGACAAAATACGGTACAGACCACATCGACCGGTGCTGAAAGGGTTGCTGATGGGGTTAGAAACACCAGCATGAACTATGGCGTAGCGCTGGACTGGACTATTTTTGATGGCTTTAAGATGTTTGCTACTTATGATAAATTAAAGGAGTTGCAAAAACAGGGTGAAGTGACTGCCAAGGCTACCATATTAACTACTATCGCTGATGTTATTAGTTCATATTATGCAGTGGTAAAACAACAGCGGCTTGTTCTTGCCAATGATAGTGCTTTGGATATTTCGAAGTTCAGATTAACTATTGCCGACAATAAACTGAAGCTTGGCAAGGGTTCTAAGCTTGATGTTTTGGCTGCTCAGGTTGATTATAATACGGATACATCGGCCTATTTGCAACAAAAGAACCTGCTGCAAACTGCTATGATTACATTAAACCAGGTTATGGCCAGGGCTATTGATGTTAAATTTACTGCAGAAGAAGGCATGAACATTGATTATAAACTTGATTACGCATTATTGCAAGAGCAAACTCAACAGCTTAATCCTGATTTACAGCATGCATTTATAAATAAAAAGGTGGCGGAGCTTAGCTTAAAGGAGGTTAAGGGACAGCGGTATCCGGTAGTTGGCGTAAATGGTGGCTATGCGTTTTCGAGAAGTGCCAACCCAACGGGCTTTAATCAGAAATTTAGAGGCCAGGGTATTTCGTATGGTTTAACGGCCAGCATGAATATCTTTAATGGCTTTTTACAGCGCCAGAATGAAAGAAATGCTAAGGTTTCCATTAATTCGTCAGAAGTAGCTCTTGAAAAAACCAGATTAACCATTAATGCTCAGCTGCTAACTGCATTTGAAAATTATAAAACCAGCCTGGATTTATTAAAGATAGAGACTAAAAATGTAGACATTGCCAAGCAAAATCTGGATATCACTCTGGCAAAATACAGGCTCGGAAGCATTGCCCCATTGGAGCTTAGAGAGGCTCAAAGAAATTCTATAAATGCAATTACCAGGTTCCTGGAGGCCCAATATCAGGCAAAACTTACGGAAATCAGCTTAAAAGAAATAAGTGGCACATTAAATATCCAATAA
- a CDS encoding N-acetylglucosamine kinase, with the protein MILVADSGSSKTDWMGYSPNEKINFSTQGINPYFLNAHDIFKLFSKKKEIAAYADKVKEIYFFGAGCSSPDKIEVISNGISSFFTKAYVSVEHDLIGSAYATCGDKKGLTCILGTGSNISYYDGKEVHNGAHGLGYALGDEGSGTYFGRKLITSYLYHHMPADLAVEFAETYQVDKESVITNLYQKPAPNIYLASISRFMALHPDHPFIINILREGFQEFVDSNIKDYPNYKSLDTHFVGSIAFYYQDILREVCLNNQIKVGKIYQKPIEGIYNYILRKEGIMV; encoded by the coding sequence ATGATTCTAGTAGCAGACAGTGGTTCTTCGAAAACCGATTGGATGGGTTACAGCCCCAATGAAAAAATCAACTTTAGCACACAAGGAATAAACCCTTATTTCTTAAATGCACATGATATTTTTAAGTTGTTTTCGAAGAAGAAGGAGATTGCTGCTTACGCCGATAAGGTTAAAGAAATTTATTTCTTTGGGGCAGGCTGCTCATCTCCTGATAAAATAGAGGTAATCTCTAATGGGATTTCTTCGTTCTTTACCAAGGCTTATGTGTCTGTTGAGCATGATTTGATTGGTTCTGCATATGCAACTTGTGGTGATAAAAAAGGGTTGACCTGTATTTTAGGTACCGGGTCTAATATTTCTTACTACGATGGCAAAGAGGTTCATAACGGTGCACATGGCTTAGGGTATGCTTTGGGCGATGAAGGTTCAGGCACTTATTTTGGCCGCAAACTGATTACAAGCTATCTTTATCATCATATGCCGGCTGATCTTGCGGTTGAATTTGCTGAAACTTATCAGGTTGATAAGGAATCGGTTATTACGAATCTTTATCAGAAACCGGCGCCAAACATCTATCTGGCTTCTATAAGTCGTTTTATGGCTTTACATCCTGATCATCCTTTCATTATTAATATTTTACGTGAGGGTTTCCAGGAGTTTGTTGATTCGAACATTAAGGATTACCCTAATTACAAAAGCCTTGACACTCACTTTGTAGGTTCAATAGCCTTTTATTATCAGGACATTTTGAGAGAGGTTTGCCTTAACAACCAGATAAAAGTTGGTAAAATATATCAAAAACCTATTGAGGGTATTTATAACTATATTTTAAGAAAAGAAGGCATTATGGTTTAA
- a CDS encoding PID-CTERM protein-sorting domain-containing protein — protein MENPGPPRGEPDLPVNAGVSLLLAAGVLYGLKNQAA, from the coding sequence ATGGAGAATCCCGGACCTCCCAGAGGTGAGCCGGATTTACCAGTTAATGCTGGAGTAAGTTTATTACTTGCCGCAGGGGTACTTTATGGACTAAAAAATCAGGCAGCTTAA
- a CDS encoding GAF domain-containing protein: MIGTKVISPSEHNCLENLEQYEILNAKTDLVFDKLVAMMVKMWNVPLGIINFIDNPAVWGTAEQLENAVAYTSKDRNICSIAIQRDRVVKFEELTKNPGLILNPMVLGEHGLNFFASAPIITNSGLHVGTLCIASDQWKDFNSIEQEKLEFIATMVTNEMNRRMAVNAVA, encoded by the coding sequence ATGATTGGAACCAAAGTAATTTCACCAAGTGAGCACAATTGTTTAGAAAATTTAGAACAATATGAAATTTTGAATGCCAAAACAGACCTTGTGTTTGATAAGTTGGTTGCTATGATGGTAAAGATGTGGAATGTTCCTTTAGGGATAATTAATTTTATAGATAATCCTGCTGTATGGGGTACTGCAGAACAATTAGAAAATGCTGTTGCATATACATCCAAGGATAGGAATATATGTTCAATTGCTATCCAGAGAGATAGAGTTGTAAAATTTGAAGAATTAACTAAAAACCCCGGTTTAATTTTAAATCCAATGGTACTTGGCGAACATGGCTTAAATTTCTTTGCCTCAGCCCCGATCATTACTAATAGCGGACTTCATGTAGGAACGTTGTGTATTGCCAGTGACCAATGGAAAGATTTTAATTCTATTGAACAAGAAAAATTAGAATTTATAGCAACTATGGTGACTAATGAAATGAACAGGCGGATGGCTGTTAATGCAGTAGCTTAA
- a CDS encoding OmpA family protein: MKLLKTLLILCLFTAAANAQFVTNSKRVADVYFQNKEYYAAAEYYKRSLQLSSADSAGFVVPYGFANKIKQDNPKKEDYEYSVFQLAESLRLYKNFTDAEKWYALAKEFKDPKYVLATFWYAESLRANQKFEEAIAAFNQFSGKYKLNDTYVTKTKSEIASCQFALFELRYPRLFKLTKLQNDINQKGSNYTPVIKDSKFYFTSSRPVGDAGKKQVLTDQNNAKVSKKESPYLNAVYETPGNPLTGGITIKKVALNSLDKESAAPAFHPNGKAIYITSWTAQGDKKIYQLTSSDKGWSDPVELGSQVNVKGFNSIQPFVTKDGNYLIFSSNRPGGQGKYDLWYCPLRTDGSLGQAINLGNKINSSEDDQAPYYNAQTKKLLFSSNGRIGMGGFDFYESEGDFTNWSEPRNVGYPFNSSKDDIYYTPADNSDTEGYISSDRESLCCLEVFNVKREYLTVKGIVYDCDTKLPLSDATIILVDSLQTLKTTTNQAGEYIFKVSSNRKLKLTAEKDKYFSKILNFSYDDLAKKDTLFSPDICLTPYEIDKPIVLKDVLYEFDKATLTEDSKGKLDHLFSIMEDNPKIEIELSAHTDSKGSDAYNMDLSVRRAKSCVDYLVSKGIPISRMTSRGYGETRPVAPNELPNGKDNPEGRALNRRTEFKVTKK, from the coding sequence ATGAAACTGCTTAAAACATTACTGATCCTGTGCTTATTTACAGCTGCTGCAAACGCGCAATTTGTAACCAATAGTAAGAGAGTAGCGGATGTCTATTTTCAAAATAAAGAGTATTACGCAGCTGCAGAATATTATAAAAGATCTTTGCAACTATCATCAGCAGATAGTGCTGGTTTTGTAGTTCCTTATGGTTTTGCAAATAAGATAAAACAAGATAACCCTAAAAAGGAAGATTACGAATACAGCGTATTTCAATTGGCCGAATCATTAAGGCTTTATAAAAACTTTACCGACGCAGAGAAGTGGTATGCTTTGGCTAAAGAATTTAAAGATCCGAAATATGTACTTGCTACATTCTGGTATGCTGAATCTTTAAGGGCCAATCAAAAATTTGAAGAAGCAATAGCCGCATTTAACCAATTTTCTGGAAAATATAAGCTTAATGATACCTATGTTACAAAAACAAAATCCGAAATAGCTTCTTGTCAGTTTGCATTATTCGAACTACGCTATCCAAGATTGTTTAAGTTAACCAAGCTTCAAAATGATATTAATCAGAAGGGATCTAACTATACACCAGTTATAAAGGATAGTAAATTTTATTTTACTTCTTCCAGGCCAGTAGGTGATGCAGGGAAAAAGCAAGTTTTAACTGATCAAAACAATGCAAAGGTTTCAAAAAAGGAGAGTCCATATTTAAATGCTGTGTACGAAACTCCCGGGAATCCTTTAACAGGCGGCATTACAATTAAAAAAGTTGCCCTAAACAGTTTAGATAAAGAATCGGCAGCTCCGGCTTTTCATCCAAATGGAAAAGCTATTTATATTACCAGTTGGACTGCTCAGGGAGACAAAAAGATATATCAGTTAACTTCTTCTGATAAGGGATGGAGCGATCCTGTTGAATTAGGTAGTCAGGTAAATGTTAAAGGATTTAATTCTATTCAGCCATTTGTTACTAAAGATGGGAACTACCTAATTTTCTCATCTAACAGACCTGGGGGACAAGGTAAATACGATCTATGGTATTGCCCTTTAAGAACGGATGGATCACTAGGTCAGGCAATAAACTTAGGTAATAAGATAAACTCTTCAGAGGATGACCAGGCACCATACTATAATGCCCAAACCAAGAAACTACTTTTTAGCAGCAATGGCAGAATAGGTATGGGTGGTTTTGATTTTTATGAAAGTGAAGGTGACTTCACTAATTGGTCAGAGCCACGCAATGTTGGTTATCCTTTTAACTCCTCAAAAGATGATATTTATTATACCCCGGCTGATAATTCTGATACAGAAGGTTATATCAGTTCAGACAGAGAATCACTATGCTGTCTGGAGGTTTTTAATGTAAAACGTGAATATCTTACAGTTAAAGGTATCGTTTACGATTGTGATACAAAATTACCTTTGTCCGATGCAACTATAATACTTGTTGATTCGTTACAAACACTTAAAACAACCACAAATCAGGCAGGTGAATATATTTTTAAAGTAAGTTCTAATCGTAAGCTAAAACTTACAGCAGAAAAGGATAAGTACTTCTCTAAGATTCTAAACTTTAGTTACGATGACCTGGCAAAAAAAGATACCTTGTTTAGCCCGGATATTTGCTTAACACCTTACGAAATTGATAAGCCTATAGTACTTAAGGATGTTTTGTATGAGTTCGATAAAGCAACCTTAACCGAAGATTCAAAAGGTAAGCTAGATCACTTATTCTCAATAATGGAAGATAACCCTAAAATTGAAATTGAGCTAAGTGCACATACTGATAGTAAAGGGTCAGATGCTTACAATATGGATCTTTCGGTAAGAAGGGCAAAATCCTGCGTAGACTATTTGGTTTCAAAGGGAATACCTATCTCAAGAATGACAAGTAGAGGTTATGGCGAAACAAGGCCCGTAGCTCCTAACGAATTACCTAATGGAAAAGATAATCCAGAAGGCCGCGCACTTAACAGAAGAACAGAATTTAAGGTAACTAAGAAATAA